Part of the Alteracholeplasma palmae J233 genome, TATATAGACAAAAAGTGTCTAGTTTTGATGAAATGGCTAATTTACCTAAAGATTTAATTGAGCTGCTTAAAGCTAATTTTACTTTTGATGCACTTGAAACAGTATTAGCTAACAAGAGTGAAGATGGAACAATTAAGTATTTATATGGACTAAAAGATGAACATTTAATAGAAACAGTTTTAATGAATCATAATTATGGTAGAAGTATATGTGTGACAACCCAAGTTGGATGTAACATAGGGTGCAGTTTTTGTGCCTCAGGCGTTTTAAAGAAAAAACGTGATTTGACTGCTGGTGAGATTGTTGCTCAAATTGTTAAAACAGAAAAAGCAGCAAAAGAACGTATATCCTCTATAGTTGTTATGGGAATTGGTGAACCTTTTGATAACTTTAATAATTTGAAAGACTTTTTAAGTATTGTAAATCATCCAAAAGGTTTAGCAATTGGGGCAAGACACATTACAGTTTCAACAAGTGGATTAGTTCCAAAAATAAAAGAATTTGCTCATTTAGAAGGACAATTTAACCTAGCAATTAGTTTACATGCTCCAAATGATGAAGTAAGATCTAGTTTAATGCAAATTAATAAGAGATTCCCAATTAATGAAGTGATTGGGGCAATTAAATACTATATCTCTGTAACTAATAGAAGAGTAACAATCGAATATATCTTGATTCAAGAAGTAAATGATTCAGTAGAACATGCAAAAGAACTTGCTGCACTATTAAAAGGAATGAATGTGTATGTCAATCTAATTCCTTATAATGCTGTAAAAGAAGCGGATTATGTACGTTCTGAATTACCAAGAAGAGAAGCCTTCTATGAAGTGCTTAAAAACAATCGAATTCAAGTAACATTAAGAAAAGAACAAGGTCATGATATTAACGCTGCTTGTGGTCAATTAAGAAGTCAACACTTATAAAAAAGGAGAATACTTTGAAAAAAGCCTTCATTACAAAATTAATAGCTGGACAATATGTTATCAAAGACGTTGAAACTAAAGAAATTTATGATGCTAAAGCACGCGGGAAACTACGTGCTTTAAGACTAGAACAAGATAGTAGTTTTTTAAAGCAAAATACTAAGAAAACTAAAAAAGATATCAAGGTAACTCAAGTTAGTCCCAAGGTAGGCGATTATGTATACTATGAAAAAATAGATGATAAATATATGATTGATTCTATTTTACCTAGAGAAAATGAACTGATTAGACCAGACGTAGCTAATATTGATCAAGTTTTATTAGTCTTTTCTGTTATAAAACCAGAATTTAGTTTTAACTTGTTAGATAAATTTTTACTTATTTTAGAACAAAATAAACTATCTGTCATATTAGTAGTTTCTAAAATTGATTTAATTGATGAAAAAGAATTGAATGAGTTAAAAGACAAACTAAAATACTATGAAAAATTGTATCCAATTTATTATATTAACAGTAAACAAAAAATAGGATTTGATGTTCTTACTAATATCTTCAAAGATAAACTAACAGTTCTAGCAGGGCAAACTGGAGTAGGCAAGTCAACCTTGATGAATGCATTATTACCAGAATTAAATTTAAAAACACAAGAAATATCTGAAGCATTAGGTAGAGGGAAACATACAACAAGACACTCTGAACTTTATGAGTTTAACGATGGTTATATAGCTGATACACCAGGCTTTTCTAAATTAGAATTAGCTTTTTTCTACCCTGAAGATATTAAAGAGTTTTATCCTGATTTTATGAAATTATCAGATAATTGTAAATTTGGCAATAAGTGCGTACATATTAATGAGCCTAGTTGTGGTGTTAAGATGGCTTTAGAGAAAAATGAAATACCAAAAGAAAGATACGATAATTACGTTGCTTTCTATACTGAAATAAAAAATCAAAAAGATAAATACTAGACAACCTTGAAAAAGGTTGTTTCTTTTTATAGTTAGCCTTTACTAAAAAACATATTGTGATAAAATAAACTTAGCATAAGAAAGAAGGAAAGTGTATGAAAATAGCACCATCAATATTAACAGCTGACTTTACAAAATTAAAAAAGGAATTAGAAACAATTGAAACTGCAGATTATATTCACGTAGATATTATGGATGGCAATTTTGTACCAAATATATCATTTGGCCCAGCAATTACAAAGCAAATAAGCCAAAATACAAAGAATTTACTAGACATTCATTTAATGGTTTTAGATCCTTTAAAATGGATTGATGGATTTACCTTTTCTAATACAGAGTACATCACAGTACACTATGAATCTAATAATTTAGATGAAACAATCAAAAAAATAAAACAAAATAAAGTAAAAGTGGGTATTAGTATTAAACCTGAAACTGATAAAGAAGTCTTACTTCCATACTTAAAAGATATTGATTTAGTATTAGTAATGAGTGTAGAACCTGGTTTTGGAGGACAAAAATTCATGGCTTCATCACTTGATAAAATGCAATACTTTAGTGAACTTAAAAAGAAAAATAATTATAACTACGAAATAGAAGTTGATGGTGGAGTTAATTTAGAAACAGGACTATTATGTGCTAAAAATGGAGCTACCATTTTAGTTGCAGGAAGTTATTTATTCAATATGGAAGATAGAAAAAAAGGAATTGAGGGGTTAGCATGCTTAAAATAGTTTATGTTATTGCCCCACCGATAGATTTTGATTTACACAAAATAGTCACTAAAAATAGTTTTGTGATAGCAGTTGATAGTGCAGTAGAAGCTGTCATAAGCCAAAATATACCCATTGATTTAGCAGTGGGTGATTTTGATTCGCTTAAAGATAAGGGTTTATTAGAAGGGCTTAATGTCATCAAACTGAATGAAGAAAAAGATGATACTGATACTGCAGTTGCCCTAAATGAAGCATATAAAAAAGAAGCTGATTATGTTTATTTAGTAGGGGGTATCAATGGAGATAGAGCAGAACATATGATTGCTAATATATTTTTATTAGAAAAATACCCTAAACTAGAAATTAAAAATGATCATATGAGAATAAAAAAACTTCCCGCAGGAAGCTATGATTTATCTTTTAAAGGTTATATTTCATTATTTGGATTTCCATCAGCAGTCCTTTCACTAGAAGGCTTTAAATACCCTTTAAATCGCTATAAAATGGATTTTGCTGACCCAGTAGGAATAAGCAATGAACTTAATGATTATAAAGGGAAAATAACTATTCTTGAAGGATCAGTAATTGTTATCTTATCAAAAAAAGCATAAAAAAAAGGCATTAGCCTCTTTTATGCACGTTCAAGATTTAATTTCTTTAAAGCTCTTGCAGAGATTTTTACTTTTTTAACTTGACCGTTTTCATCAACTATACGGACTGTTTGTAAATTTGCTTTCCATACACGACGAGATGCGTTTAACGCGTGACTACGTTTGTTACCAAATGTAGTAGTTTTTCCGGTTACGTAACATTTAGCCATAATATCACTCCTTTTAGACCATATATAATTTAACATATTTTATTTAAAAAAGCAAACAAATAATATGATAAAGTGCACAAAAATAAAAAATACAAAATATTTGATAAAGCATAAAAAATATAAAAAAAAGATAAAAAAACAAAATATGGTATAATATATGCGTAATGTATAGGTAATTTGAGTTTAAAAGTAACTCTATATATTGAAAAATAGATACAAAGATGCTATACTTATAAAAGTAAAATTGACTTATCGGCTTTATACCAAAAACTAATTAACAAATAAATTTATGTTACATCGCTAATATAAATTTGGGAGGAAAATTATCAATGTCTAATAAAAAAGTTAGTGGTAACTTATTCAAAAAAATGGTTACTAACGGGGCAATTCACTTAAAAAACAACCATAAAGAAGTAGATCATTTAAACGTATTTCCAGTACCAGATGGTGATACAGGAACAAATATGCAAATGACAATGATGGCAGGTGTTAAAGAAGTAAATACACTTGAATCAGAATCTATTGTAGATGTATCAAAAATTTTATCTAGAGGATTATTAATGGGAGCTAGAGGTAACTCTGGTGTTATTCTTTCACAATTCTTTAGAGGTGTGTACTCAGAGTTGAGTAAGATTGATAATGGGGCAGTAGATCCTAAACAATTTATTCAATCACTTGTTGGTGGATATCAAATGGCATATCGTGCTGTTATGGATCCAGTTGAAGGAACAATTTTAACAGTTGTTCGTGAATCAGCAGAAAGAGTTTTAAAGGAACAATCAAACTTAAACTCTATTGAAGAAGTTTTAAAAGTATATTTAGCACAAGCTAAAGAAACTTTAATTAAAACACCTGAATTATTACCAGTCTTAAAAGAAGCTGGAGTAGTTGATAGCGGTGGTGCCGGTTTTATTAAGATTATAGAAGGTATGTTAATGGCTCTTGAAGGAAATATTCTTTCAGAAGAAGAATTAGCTGCAGTGTCTAATCTACCAAAAAACGAATTTGAAGGTGCTCATAACCTTGGTGATATCGATATTAAATATGGATACTGTACAGAATTTATTGTTCAATTATTTAATAAAGATGAATTTGAAATAGAACAAATTAGAACTCCTCTTGGACAAATGGGTGATTCTATGGTTGTAGTTGCTGATGATGACTTATTAAAAGTACATGTTCATACTAATCAACCAGGAGTTGCGTTAACATTAGCTCAAAAATATGGAGAATTAAAAACTATAAAAGTTGAAAACATGAGAACTCAACATAGTAACATTATGGGTGGATCACATGATCACAATCATGAACAAGATAAACCTAAGTCTAAGTATGCCTTAATTGCAGTAGCATCTGGAGAAGGTATTCAAACTGCTTTAAAAGAATTAGGTGTAGACCATATTATTGATGGTGGACAAACAATGAATCCATCAACTGAAGCATTTGTGAATGCTGTAAAACAATTAAATGCTGAAAATGTAATTATTTTACCAAATAACTCAAATGTCATTTTATCTGCTGAACAAGCACTAGATTTATGCCCTGAATGCAATATTAGAGTTTTAAGAACAAAGAGTGTTGCACAAGGATATGCATCATTAATGGCTTTTGATCCAACAGTAGAATTAGATGATAATATTGAAGCAATGGCTGAAGTAGTATCAGAAATGAGATCTGGTGAAGTTACTTACGCTGTTCGTGATACAGAAATGAATGGAGTATCTATTAAAGAAGGAGATTATATTGGTATTTCTAAGAGTAAAATCATAGTTGCTGATAAAAATCGCTTTGAAACTACTTCAACTTTATTAAAAGATATGATTTCTGAAAATAGCGAAATTGTTACTGTATTCTATGGTAATGATGTTAATGAAGAAGAATTAGAAAAAGTAGTTGACTTTATTAGTTCAACATACCCAGATTTAGATGTTGAAACTGTTGAAGGTAAACAAGATATATATTCATATATCATCGCAGTTGAATAAAAAATATAATTAAATCAATTTAAAAGGTGATTGATTCACCTTTTTTTAGCGGTCGTGGTGGAATGGTAGACACGCTACTTTGAGGGGGTAGTGGGAGTAATCCCGTGTGAGTTCAAATCTCATCGTCCGCACCATTAATTAAATATAAAATAATTAAAAAGTTTGTATTCAATCAAACTTTTTTGTTTTTAATAAACCTAAAGTATTTTATAAAAACAAGTGTAAGCATTAAAGGTTAAGTGAACCTTAAATATAAGAATACAAGACTAAATAACTTGTAAAACAAGTTATATTACTTTATAATAAATTATTGTGAAGAATTAATTTAGATTTAAAAGGAGAAAATTTATGCTAAGAGTACTTAAAGAAGTTAAACTTAGAGATTGGATAACTATCCTAGTCAGTATAGGATTCATTACTCTTCAAGTTTGGTTAGAATTAACAATTCCTGACTATATGAATAATATTATTAAAGAAATTAATAAAGGTCAAGGAAACGGAAGTATT contains:
- the rsgA gene encoding ribosome small subunit-dependent GTPase A — protein: MKKAFITKLIAGQYVIKDVETKEIYDAKARGKLRALRLEQDSSFLKQNTKKTKKDIKVTQVSPKVGDYVYYEKIDDKYMIDSILPRENELIRPDVANIDQVLLVFSVIKPEFSFNLLDKFLLILEQNKLSVILVVSKIDLIDEKELNELKDKLKYYEKLYPIYYINSKQKIGFDVLTNIFKDKLTVLAGQTGVGKSTLMNALLPELNLKTQEISEALGRGKHTTRHSELYEFNDGYIADTPGFSKLELAFFYPEDIKEFYPDFMKLSDNCKFGNKCVHINEPSCGVKMALEKNEIPKERYDNYVAFYTEIKNQKDKY
- the rlmN gene encoding 23S rRNA (adenine(2503)-C(2))-methyltransferase RlmN, whose product is MLIYGLTYEKIENFLLENEIKSYRAMQIWEWLYRQKVSSFDEMANLPKDLIELLKANFTFDALETVLANKSEDGTIKYLYGLKDEHLIETVLMNHNYGRSICVTTQVGCNIGCSFCASGVLKKKRDLTAGEIVAQIVKTEKAAKERISSIVVMGIGEPFDNFNNLKDFLSIVNHPKGLAIGARHITVSTSGLVPKIKEFAHLEGQFNLAISLHAPNDEVRSSLMQINKRFPINEVIGAIKYYISVTNRRVTIEYILIQEVNDSVEHAKELAALLKGMNVYVNLIPYNAVKEADYVRSELPRREAFYEVLKNNRIQVTLRKEQGHDINAACGQLRSQHL
- the rpmB gene encoding 50S ribosomal protein L28, with the translated sequence MAKCYVTGKTTTFGNKRSHALNASRRVWKANLQTVRIVDENGQVKKVKISARALKKLNLERA
- a CDS encoding thiamine diphosphokinase, with the protein product MLKIVYVIAPPIDFDLHKIVTKNSFVIAVDSAVEAVISQNIPIDLAVGDFDSLKDKGLLEGLNVIKLNEEKDDTDTAVALNEAYKKEADYVYLVGGINGDRAEHMIANIFLLEKYPKLEIKNDHMRIKKLPAGSYDLSFKGYISLFGFPSAVLSLEGFKYPLNRYKMDFADPVGISNELNDYKGKITILEGSVIVILSKKA
- the rpe gene encoding ribulose-phosphate 3-epimerase — its product is MKIAPSILTADFTKLKKELETIETADYIHVDIMDGNFVPNISFGPAITKQISQNTKNLLDIHLMVLDPLKWIDGFTFSNTEYITVHYESNNLDETIKKIKQNKVKVGISIKPETDKEVLLPYLKDIDLVLVMSVEPGFGGQKFMASSLDKMQYFSELKKKNNYNYEIEVDGGVNLETGLLCAKNGATILVAGSYLFNMEDRKKGIEGLACLK
- a CDS encoding DAK2 domain-containing protein, which codes for MSNKKVSGNLFKKMVTNGAIHLKNNHKEVDHLNVFPVPDGDTGTNMQMTMMAGVKEVNTLESESIVDVSKILSRGLLMGARGNSGVILSQFFRGVYSELSKIDNGAVDPKQFIQSLVGGYQMAYRAVMDPVEGTILTVVRESAERVLKEQSNLNSIEEVLKVYLAQAKETLIKTPELLPVLKEAGVVDSGGAGFIKIIEGMLMALEGNILSEEELAAVSNLPKNEFEGAHNLGDIDIKYGYCTEFIVQLFNKDEFEIEQIRTPLGQMGDSMVVVADDDLLKVHVHTNQPGVALTLAQKYGELKTIKVENMRTQHSNIMGGSHDHNHEQDKPKSKYALIAVASGEGIQTALKELGVDHIIDGGQTMNPSTEAFVNAVKQLNAENVIILPNNSNVILSAEQALDLCPECNIRVLRTKSVAQGYASLMAFDPTVELDDNIEAMAEVVSEMRSGEVTYAVRDTEMNGVSIKEGDYIGISKSKIIVADKNRFETTSTLLKDMISENSEIVTVFYGNDVNEEELEKVVDFISSTYPDLDVETVEGKQDIYSYIIAVE